From the Synechococcus sp. KORDI-49 genome, the window ACGAGGGGGGCCACCGGTGTCGGCACCGGCTCCGGCTCCCCTCCTTCCCCGTTCTGGGGCACACCCCGCAGGGTGAGGTTGATGCGGCCACGGTTATCGATCTCGCGGACGCGCACGGTGACCTCGTCGCCCACCTTCACCACATCCTCCACCTTCTCGACACGGGCTTCCGAGAGTTGGGAGATGTGAATCATGCCTTCCTTGCCAGGAAGAATCTCCACGAAGGCCCCGATCGGAATGATGCGGGTGATCGAACCATGGAACACTTCGCCCTCGTTCACCTTGCGGGTCAGCCCTTCGATGATCTTCTGAGCCTCTTCAGCGGCTGCCCCGTCGTGGGAGGCGATGGTGACGATGCCGCTGTCCTCGATGTCGATCTTCGTGTTGGTGCGCTCGGTGATGCCTTTGATCGTGCGGCCGCCTGGGCCGATCACCGTGCCGATCAGTTCTGGATCGATGCGGAAGCTGAGCAGACGGGGAGCGTGAGGGGACAGTCCCTCTCTCGGAGTATCGATGGCCTCGAGCATCTTCTCGAGGATGTGCAGCCGGGCTGGACGTGCCTGGTTGACCGCTTCGGCGATGGTCTTCACGGCCAGACCCGTGATCTTCATGTCCATCTGCAGGGCGGTGATGCCCTTCTCGGTGCCGGCCACCTTGAAGTCCATGTCTCCGAGGAAATCCTCGATTCCCTGGATGTCCGTGAGGATCCGAACCTCGTCTCCCTCCTTGATCAGGCCCATCGCGGCTCCACTGACGGGAGCCTTGAGAGGAACGCCGGCGTCCATCAGGGAGAGGGTGCTTCCGCAGACGGAACCCATGGAGGTGGAGCCGTTGGAGCTGAGCACCTCGCTCACCACACGCACCACGTAAGGGAAGGTGTCCTTCGCCGGTAACACGGGGATGATCGCGCGTTCCGCCAGGGCGCCGTGGCCGATTTCGCGTCGGCCGGGGGAACGCATCGGTCGGGTCTCACCGACGGAGTAAGGGGGGAAATTGTAGTGATGCAGGTACAGCTTCTCGGTGTTGGGATGGAGGTCATCCATCTCCTGTGCATCACTGGGGGTGCCGAGAGTTGCGGTGGACAGCACCTGGGTGAGGCCACGCTGGAAGAGGCCTGATCCATGCACCCGCCGTGGCAGAACCCCTGCCATGGCGCTGATGGTGCGCACCTGATCGAGGGTCCGACCGTCCACGCGCTTGCCGTCCTTCAAGATCTGCTCCCGCATCAGGGCCTTGGTGAGCGCCTTGAAGCTGTTGGGGAGCAGTTTTGAGCTCGTGGCCACTGCCTTGCGGACGGCATCGTCTTCTTTCAGCGCTGCGATCGCTTCCGTGACCTCTGCTTTCACGGCATCGAGCGCCTGATCCCGCTCCTCCTTGGTCTGCTCAAACTTCTTGAGCACCTCACTGATGGCTTTGGTGCACTGCTTCTTCAGGTAGGCGGGCACCGTCGTGTCCTCCTCCGGAGCCTCCGGTTTCACCTGTTCGATGCCGAGATCCTTCAGCAGGCCCTGCTGTGCCTTGATCAGTTCGCAGATCGCTTCGTAGCCGAAGTCGATCGCCTCGATCACATCCCCTTCCGGCAGCTGATTCGCTCCGGCTTCCACCATCACCACACCGTCGGGAGTTCCGGCAACGATGAGGTCGAGATCGCCACGTTCGATTTCCCGATAGCTGGGGTTCAGCACGAAGTCATCCCCCAGCAGGCCGACGCGGACAGCCGCCATCGGACCGTTGAAGGGAATCCCGGCGAGCAGCGTCGCGATCGATGCGCCCGTCACGGCCAGCACATCGGCAGGAACACGTTCGTCCAGGGACAGACAGGTGGCCACCACCTGGAGGTCGTCCCGCAGCCAGGATGGGAACAGCGGCCGCATCGGCCGGTCGATCAGTCGGGCGATCAGGGTGGCTCGTTCAGGGGGCCGACCTTCCCGGCGCATGTAGCTGCCTGGGATGCGCCCCGCTGCGTAGAGACGTTCCTCGTAGTCGCAGATGAGGGGAAGGAAGTCGATTCCTTCGCGGCCTGTGGAGCGTGTGGCGGTGACGAGTACGGCGGTGTCTCCGCACTCGACAAGAACTGATCCGCCTGCTTGCGGCGCGAATCGTCCGGTGGTCAGTCGTATCTCACGTCCGTCAAATGAGATCGACTGGGTTTGTCCTTGCACGACTGTTTATGTCCTCTTTCATGTCTCATCCTTACACTTCGCGGTTTCCGCTCACAACAAAGGGGGGATGCCGAGACTGGTCCCCCCTTTGTTGTGCTCTTCCAAACGTTGATCCGTCGTGAGGATCTACCAGCTGGATTTGACGACACCGGGCAGTTCGCCTTTGTGGGCCCGCTCGCGCAGCTGATTGCGGCACAGACCGAAATCTCTGTAGACGCCGCGGGGCTTGCCGGTGGCCCAGCAACGGTTGCGGATGCGGTTGGGGGCACTGTTCCGCGGCAGGGCCTGGATCTTGCGATGAATTTCCAGGCGATCCATCGGATCAACAGCTGCGTTGAACGCCGCCATCAGCGCTGCACGCTTTGCGGCGTA encodes:
- the rpsN gene encoding 30S ribosomal protein S14; translation: MAKKSMIARDVKRKKMAERYAAKRAALMAAFNAAVDPMDRLEIHRKIQALPRNSAPNRIRNRCWATGKPRGVYRDFGLCRNQLRERAHKGELPGVVKSSW
- a CDS encoding polyribonucleotide nucleotidyltransferase — encoded protein: MQGQTQSISFDGREIRLTTGRFAPQAGGSVLVECGDTAVLVTATRSTGREGIDFLPLICDYEERLYAAGRIPGSYMRREGRPPERATLIARLIDRPMRPLFPSWLRDDLQVVATCLSLDERVPADVLAVTGASIATLLAGIPFNGPMAAVRVGLLGDDFVLNPSYREIERGDLDLIVAGTPDGVVMVEAGANQLPEGDVIEAIDFGYEAICELIKAQQGLLKDLGIEQVKPEAPEEDTTVPAYLKKQCTKAISEVLKKFEQTKEERDQALDAVKAEVTEAIAALKEDDAVRKAVATSSKLLPNSFKALTKALMREQILKDGKRVDGRTLDQVRTISAMAGVLPRRVHGSGLFQRGLTQVLSTATLGTPSDAQEMDDLHPNTEKLYLHHYNFPPYSVGETRPMRSPGRREIGHGALAERAIIPVLPAKDTFPYVVRVVSEVLSSNGSTSMGSVCGSTLSLMDAGVPLKAPVSGAAMGLIKEGDEVRILTDIQGIEDFLGDMDFKVAGTEKGITALQMDMKITGLAVKTIAEAVNQARPARLHILEKMLEAIDTPREGLSPHAPRLLSFRIDPELIGTVIGPGGRTIKGITERTNTKIDIEDSGIVTIASHDGAAAEEAQKIIEGLTRKVNEGEVFHGSITRIIPIGAFVEILPGKEGMIHISQLSEARVEKVEDVVKVGDEVTVRVREIDNRGRINLTLRGVPQNGEGGEPEPVPTPVAPLV